In Cicer arietinum cultivar CDC Frontier isolate Library 1 chromosome 7, Cicar.CDCFrontier_v2.0, whole genome shotgun sequence, the genomic window tatgtatgacaaaaatgaattaaataataaatttcggCGTAAAAATCAcgtttaaacataaaaattataaatggtaacttcaaattaaaatcatttctaTTTGAAAGTTATTAAACatgttaaaatcaattttatacttttaaaattgattctaaCATTTGAAACGAGTAATCAAATATAGCATACAACTATTTTCAGATGTATacatttaaagaataaaaaattatattttattatttaaaagtacacattcaaaaacttaataatATGTGTccagaataatttattttcttttattattttatatgttaaatttttttaatacacaataattattcatataattgttttcatgtAAATATGATcccgatttttattattgatcaTTTTAAATTGGTTATTTCTCTCCTCCTAGCAAATATCATGTTatcgattttatttttaataaaccaaTTAGATATATTAATGAAAACTATCAAAGACtcaatgtattttaaaaatatttgaaatagatACAAATACAATTTACAAAGTAAACATTCAAGAACAAAATTGAATTATACTCCACCAACACAAAACTAGACcaaaaaagaacaaaacaaCTCTTAAACCAAGAGACTCAAGCACAATAAATAGTGAGTCCATCGTTGATGAAAATCAAacttaaataatttgatatttgattttagCCACCACAGAGACTATAATTTAATAGACTATACAACACACTTTAAGTCAAGTTCTTTACTATAAAAGATAATGATATTTCAAGTTTTCCATATAAAGGCAAGCCATTGAAATCGCCTCTAAAATTACACTAtgcattttacaaaacaaacatAAACTACCAAAACATGTTCAATGTTCCAAGATAGTGTTTAGATAACATTGCTAATACTCATCGATATCTAACTTTCAAATTTTACCAAAAATTGCACACTCAGTAGATAAATGTTCAGAAGTTTTAAATATATTGCACCGACTGACACAAAGTGAATCCGTAGAATTTGCTCCGCGACGTGCAAAGTTATCATTTGTAGAAAAGTCTATTTCATAATTACTTCAATAAAAAGATAGACCTTCAACGAATAAATTTATTCCACACATGATCGCACAAATGAGAATTTTCAATGCTCGAATATGACATCCAATAATATATTTCTAAGTCCATCTATCCAGagcatttttttacaaaataaggtTATTAACCAACATAGAACACTCTACAACCAAGCTCTCCTCCTACTAAAACAACCCAAGCCTCAACCTCCACCTAAACCCCGCCTCCTACTACATCAGTTCCCACCATATATTGcaaatgtgacattttttttatcacaaaccAAACTAAATAATCTACTAAAGTAATCTTTTAGTGCCACACCCCCTACACAAGGATCGTGCCAAAACAACAAATTTATTCCATTGCCAATCACGATaactgtattttttaaaaaccaattAACTTGATCATTCCAAAACCCAACTTCGACCCTTTGAGTATCTTTCCATCACACATAATCCCTTTTTGAACCTCCAACCACTTCACCATTTAAAAaccaatatttttttgttaaaattttaagcCACAGACTATTCTTCTCTACCCTCCTCCTAACAATACATAATTAAAAGTCCGCACACCACGTAACCTAATCCACATTTATCCTTTGATAAACAAAAATGATCCCGTTGATCCGATGAATTTTTCTAGCTTACTCACTAttcccataaaaaaaaattaagcaaaGATTCAATTTTAgagataatatatataagaGTCTTGAAGAAGGAAATGAAGCAAATTAGGAGGGCATATAAGACATCTTTAATAAAAACAAGACGACTCCTCATAAATAAATGACAAGATTTCCACCTAGATAAACGATCCTTGATCATATTAATTATAGAGTCCCCAAATAGGAAGACCAAGATATTTAAAAGACGTTTTTCTCACTCTACAATTAAGAACTCCAACTGCATCCACTAACCAAGATTGATTAACATTAATTCCCACAAGCATACTTTTGTAGACGTTAACCTTCAAACCCAAAACCAATTCAAAGAGAAACCAAATCGCCTTAATGACCCTAACATTAACCCAACATTTTTCACCTAATATCAAAGTATCATCAACAAATTGAAGGTAAGACACCATGAAATTGTGAGCGTCAAgtaatttctttaataaaatatgttttgttttgaacaTCATTAAGTTTCTCAATTTAAATTCTCTTCTCCTACCTAACAACAccatattttgtaaaaaatgaaaaaaagaatgaattgATTTTCCTCAACAGGAGTCATAGTTTCAAGGTGATGACAATGGAGAAAAAAGAATCATAAAGATAAGGGCAACGTGATGAACCCAAAGAAAGGGAAGAGCTTTATGGGGAAGATTTGGTGCTATCAAAATGGAAAACTTTTTGTTATCATACTTTGTTTACTTTTTGTCAATGATGCGTCACCACTAATCATTTCTTAGACTTATGAATTacagaatagatttttttttgagaagaatgaaaAATGATTTAGAGGAAGAAGACGTTTCTGCAAACAAAAGTCACATATGACACTTCTGCAAACTGCAATGTACAATGATTGGTCCCTGGTTTGTTTTCTCTTTCATAACTTGAAAGAGAGTTAACATAAACAATACTACTGATGTCACTTTCTTGTGTTCCTTTTATCTTATTCTTGTAAAAATTATGAGCGATTATAGTTAAGTGCTAAATATTAAGATTAAGAAGCTAACATAATATGTACTCGTGACTAATTAATAGCCAAAAGGATATATATTTCTTAAAGTAGATTGTAATCAATAAAGGtgacataataataaataatgtacAAATCATTCCTAAGCCTTAAAAAATTGCAGCATTTCTGCAATGCTCTACTTTTctgttaataatatatattttataaatccaAATCTAAGGAACTTTTGTCTGTTTTTCCTagacttaattaattaattgtgtaTTGGAGGCTTTCTCCTAGCTGGAGAATAATCCATCTCAGTTATGTCTACAAGATCCTCAGTAGCATAATACTTAGAAGTAGTCAttgattttacttttatatcCTTTGCTTCCTCATTGACATTCACATCCTCTCTGTTCTTCACATTCTGTTCATGAAGGAAGCatacaaaaatatcataaagatgaagaaaataaatccaatctttatatatattttgacacctacaaaataatataatttatttgatgtCTTATAAACCAACCTTTGACAAGGATTTAGTTGTGGAAATGGAAGTAGTAACAGATTTCCTATTCTTTATATTTCCTgcatcaaaataaaaacattcGAAATACTTAATATATGGTTTTTATGTATgaaaaaaatgttatgttaGTACTATAACTACATTTCTTTCACGATGCTTaattagataaatatattttatactatgtTTTAAACCATAAACCAAACAAATGAGAATAAAGCCTTGAATTTTTGGATAGTCACAAGAAGTTTTGGAAACAAAACTCGCATTAAGGAATAACATCTTGTTTGTTGTATTATAGGAAGCGCCGCGACCCTAAAGATCGCGGCAGAAAGAaattaacaaaaagaaaaaaaaaacttgtggacttaaaaactaattaatggTGCCTAGATCTATGTCGTCTAGGTCCATAATAATCTTCATGAATGTGTGGAAACTGGTTGTTTGATTTTCTGGATATTGTAGAAGCTGTTTTCTTCTGGCTACCTGTGCATTGTTTTTTGTCATTGCAGAGAATAGCTTCATTTGCATCATTGATAGTGTTACTTCTTTTCAACAAGGTGTTTTCTTCATCCTACAGTGATCaaagaaattaatatataattaacttCTAAATCAACATTCATGGAAATGTGAAagcatgcatatatatatatatatatatgaaaggttgaaatttattaaaaaaattgaaatacataataaaacttcaaagtaaaaaaaatgatttattacaTGTTTCTCTTGCTCAAATGCTAAAGTAACTTTCCCCAAACGTATCCCTGCATAAAAtcaaagaatattataaatgtAACAAGAAGGACTAATTGTTTAAACTCATATTAAATTAAaccatatttatatatattatacctTGAGCTTTTGTAAGGAGAATTAACAAAATGAGAAGAGAGACTATATAAAAAGGCCTCATTTGAAGAAAAATGTAGGGAAGAAATGAGTATAATTTGAATCTGTAAACAAAATGTGTGATTTTTCTTCaaggtttttttcttcttagcAAGGAAGAGGTTAATTGAGTATATAAAATTGGAAATTTGTGAGTGGCTGGAAGATAGATAGATAGGTAGAAGCTTATAGTATATATAGTGGTGGTGTATAGGGGTCCACATTGATGTTTAACATAAATTAATAGTgaggttttgtttttttaatttactttttgtcTTCTGACACCCCTCAATGTTCCCCTATGTCAGAGGAAATTCAATTACTAATAATCTAATAAACTACCAATCATTTAAGTGCAGGCTTAAGTATTTAAAAGCTTTTGAAGTTACTAAATTATAATGTATTGTAGATAATAGTATTAAGCAGCAAAAGGAGCTATTGTCAAACACTATGGTATAGAGTATTATTTGCATTATAAACATAAGAAGTAAAAATTGGGGGGTCCAAAGAAAACATGCAATTAAGGTGAGTGAAAGGTGAAATCTTAGAAAAGGTACAATATTCATTTACTTAAGGGGAATGGTACAGGAAGATCATAGCCTATAATGTTTATAAGTGAAACCTATAAAAAGGTACATTTATCATTTTTGGGAATGCTATAGAAAGATCATATTGATTAGGAACCCTATagatagtaattttttttcttcatgtatGTGTATTGTGtcctattaaattaaattaaatgtttccATATGTTCATTTCGTGGCCTTTTAGACAATGTCTCATCTAAAAGACAAGTTGATCGATTTAAGCTTAAAGAAAGCAAACCAATGAATAGGCCATGCATGAAAAACATATGAAGCACGTAAGTGGAAACAGGAATTCATTTATGAGTGAATGTGAAAGACAATGTTTGAAAGTCACAATTTGTGGGGGTGATGAGACTGAAACATCATGGCATAATTAGCAATACACGTGAAATGTGTGAAGTGGCACGCAAATCAGCACGTGATCACCGCCATTTCACGCACGGTGTTACACCTCTAGGATGCACATAAACACATCGCTCGCAACCTTGTCAGAATTTGTCTTGCGTGACTACTATTCCTTTATTGCATAAgaacttaaataaaatttatttacaatttaaattgtttcaatagttatttttaaagagaaaaaattgtttcaataatattattatattaatacttTTTTCCATCTGTGTTTGAATTTGGATAATCCACTTCTTTAACCTTTaacttatattaattaaattattcaccCCTATATTTAGACTTTTTGACAACACtctttaatcatatttttatttatatttaagatagaATTAAGTATATGATTTTGAATGTTTTAATTGGCAAGATAATATATGCTTATGCATGTGTCTTTAACTTCATTTCTTGATATTATAATGTGAAAACTCTTATCTCTAATTGACTATAAGTTAGCATCTCATGGATAGTGTTTACGCATGCATGCGTAACGCGTTAGCATTTAATTTGGAATATTTGCAATATTTGGATATCAACTACACAAGCAACACTAAAAAGTTTCTAACCCCTTACACTCATATGTCCATTTGACTCACTATTGACTCAAGcagaacaataaaaaattaatgaacaattcaacaaaattaaataaaagcaaatgtggaataaaaatataagtgcttaaaattaaaattatactgCTTCGTGGAGTTCTAATAATTTAaagagattttttaaaaacagcTAGTGGGTAatgctttaatttaattttgttggaTTCCAGAATAAGTGTCGCCATAATCACCGCTATTACGTGCGTTTTGTCACTGTACCGCACCAAAACGCACGTCACTAATCTAAAATCTAAAGAATCACGATTGAAAGTGAAGTGAGCACAttcttcataaaataattaactactATTATTGAACTAGATTTTgctcaaattaataataactatgGGTTAAGGCTCTTTGTGAGCGCAAAGAACCGATTTTATACATATATGGTCTACAATTATAGTTTATTTTGTTGCTGACAAAACTACAATTATAGTAATTGACCAATGTTTTTTTAATGCATAGGAAGGACATCATATCACAAAAgcaaatcaattttttcttcttctttttttcttaacTTTTGGTGTAATCGGCGAGGAAGTTGAATTTCTCGTAAGTGAAATGTTAAGGAAAATGTTGATGTACACTCAAATATTatgtgtgaaaataaaaataaaaaatgatgtaatatattagtaatataatacgagaaaaaaataaaaaataaattaatgtatgaaataaatgtataaaaattaaagatatgcataaatatatttgtccttaaattaaatcaagaaattcaattaaatattgTACTATTTTGTTTTATACAGTATGTTAGAGCATACTTTTTGAAAACATAAGCCCGACATGGGTGTGTCACTTTTTGATGCTACGAATTGGAACCACGTTCAACAATTGAAAGATGTACCCCAACTTTCtttgtctatttttattttttattttttaatgttttgtaAAGACTATATATTGATACACGAATTCTGATTGCGTGCTTGTTATAATCAAACAATCCAGCTTTGGTTATGTTGTGATCCTTTTGTTTATACTTGGATTTCCAACCATAAAACCCAACCAAATCCTAGTGTCGTGTgttttctttattaataatgTTGTGATTCTTTATTAACGGGCCGGTAATTAAATATTAGTTCAGTTATCGATTGAGTgggaaatataatttaattatacaaaatgtttttattttatttatctttttgactcaaaatatttacagGTTACTAGTATTTTATAACTTTCCAGATATCCGGGATCTAATTTATCATTCTTTCTATGTATATGTCTTTTGGATAAACTATATAGTAAGAATTTTGcctttgattttttaatatgaat contains:
- the LOC101508391 gene encoding uncharacterized protein, which codes for MRPFYIVSLLILLILLTKAQGIRLGKVTLAFEQEKHDEENTLLKRSNTINDANEAILCNDKKQCTGNIKNRKSVTTSISTTKSLSKNVKNREDVNVNEEAKDIKVKSMTTSKYYATEDLVDITEMDYSPARRKPPIHN